The genomic stretch cgaacccgccccgtttatttcaatatgtacattattatttatatttaataatttgatttgtatttattattttaaatatttgaaatatatgtatgaaattttttgagattatgttttattttgttatttaaaatgtaatttgatttttgaaaaagtaaatatttttattaaaaaaattgattttatgaaatacatggtggcggggcggggatacccgaacccgttaaggacgggtttgggttttaattccccatccccgtttgggtttggggcgggtaacggAGATTCATTGGAGATTTGAATTTGGGTTtggggaggtaaaaaccgtcccgacccgccccgttgccatgcctagaTTTAAATcatattcaaaattaatttttaaaaaacttttacaGTACTCAAAACCCAATTCAACCATCAATACTTATAGAAATATTAGAAGTAAAAGTTATTATGTGATTAAAAATTTTAAGAAAAGTATTTTTAAACCACGAAAATGTTTATGCTTATTTTTCTTACATTACGGGTTGCAAAAAATATAGACTGAGAAACTAAATCGCACAACTTCGATCCGATTCCACCGTACCGTGTCTTTCTTCAACCACCATCTATCGCCGTCCGTTCCCACCGTAGACACCGGTAAACCTAATTCCGCCTCTCTCTTCTGcagtattttcttttctttcatactTCCCTGATCTGTTGCAACTGAATTGATTCTATCGAATTGCCACTGTTTCCGACGGTACCACTTTCCGATTCGGTTCTTTCATCACTTTTACTGTTTTCAACCTCTATCTCTCAAGTATATGAAAATTCGCGATTCGTTTTTCAGTATCTGTATCATGCATGTATTATAGTTAGGCTTGTTAATGTTTGAATGAAGTGACCTTAAGATCTAGCGGAGCATTGATCGATGCTTCTAGCGATTCAGAAATTACTTGATTGATATGATAATTTGAAAATGATAGAAAAATAAACTCCTTTTGTTGTGACTTGTGATAATGTTTTTCGATCAGATTTGTACATTGCCGCATTGAACATTGGAAATTTCTGATGCAACTATTAAATTGAAATTAGTGTGTTTCGAATTAGAGGCAGTCTTATTTGAGAAATTTTACCCATTTTATTCGGTTTTTCTGTACAGGAATTCAGTATTATACCGATGAAATTGTGAATCCATGAATAGTGCTTGAGCTTTTAAGTAATATGGCATGAGCTTCATGTTCCTCTATCCTTGAAGGTTTAGCTAACATAAACAGGATAAAGGATGTTTTCATTATTTTATGGACTTTGGCAGTACATGTTCAGCAAGTTAGAACTTCATGTACTCATTTTAGGGATTGACAAGGCTGGCAAAACGGTAAAACTTATTTAATCGCGTATTTTTTGAGAAACTACTGAGCTTTGTTGTGTGGCTTTGAATTGCTGTATAATGAATCATTTTTTGTAGACTTTGCTTGAGAAGATGAAGTCGGTGTACACGAATGTAGAAGGTCTTCCTCCGGATCGAATTGTTCCAACTGTGGGATTGAATATTGGTCGTATTGAAGTGGCAAATAGAAAACTTGTGTTCTGGGACCTGGGAGGACAGGTATCTCAGAAATAAATAGGCAATACTCATGTTTGTGAATTCTGTAATTATGATATTAGGACGGATTGTTAATTTGATTTGCGAAATTATTTTGTTCACCGACTCTAGCTTTGTGAGCTGCTTGTCAAAATCATTCCGGTCTAGAACTTTGATAGCTAATATGTTTAACATCTGCATAGTTCTTGAGGTTtaatttttcatgcttctttatAAAATCAAAATGCAATTGTTGAAAGAACAAGAAAAAATTTTCTTCTCAAAACATTCCTTGGGAAAGCTACTCTACTAAACTAACTATTTTTTTAATGGCACTAAACTACCTGGTTTAGTGTCTGTTTTCTATTGTATTATTTTATATTCAACATACGAGAACGGTTACTTTATTTATGGTTACTTATATGAACTGCTAATTAAACTAATGTAATTTGGTCTATCAATTTTACCCTTTTTATAACTGAAACTTGAGTTTTATTGTTTCAATTGGCAATGCTGAAGGAGATTTTGTAATTGAAGAATTAGTCTAATAATTAATATGCATGGACAATTGATTCAGTACTTCATTTTTAACTCTGAAACTTGAGTTTTATTGTTTCAATTGGCAATGCTGAAGGTGAGTTTGTAATTGAAGAATTAGTCTAATAATTAATATGCATGGACAATTGATTCAGTACTTCATTTTTAACTCTGAAACTTGAGTTTTATTGTTTCAATTGGCAATGCTGAAGGTGAGTTTGTAATTGAAGAATTAGTCTAATAATTAATATGCATGGACAATTGATTCAGTACTTCATTTTTAACTGTAAGCCTAGCAGGAATAGAATGTATTATTTGATGCAAATCTCATACTTGACCGTCTTTATATTGATCTTGCTATTATGTCCATTTTCATATAATAAGATGTTAATTTAATTTCCCCACTTATCAGCTTGGTCTTCGCTCAATCTGGGAGAAATATTATGAAGAGGCACATGCTGTAGTATTTGTTGTAGATGCATCTTGTCCCTCACGATTTGAAGATTCAAAGTCTGCACTTGGTTAGTTAGTGAGACTTGATTTTAGTATCTGTAAATTACTAAATGTGTACTTTAAGGAGTTGGCTTGCAGTTGCAATAGTACTAGATATGTTGAAACTTTCAACATATCTAGTACTATTACTCAACCAAACAGCACCATGATAAGTTAATAACTGATTTGCTTACCAGAAAAGGTGCTTCGACATGAGGATCTCAAAGGAGCCCCTCTTTTGATTTTGGCAAACAAGCAAGTGAGTGTACCTATTCTCTTCCCGTTCTATAAGACAAATGTTTGGTTTCCTTATTTTTTTTTGCCCTCTTTGGTTTGTGTATCAACACAGTGATGGCAGCATGCTTGACATTTTTGTTATTGCAGGATCTTCCTGAAGCAGTATCATCTGAAGAGCTTGCTCGGTATCTAGATTTAAAAAAGCTGGATGAAAGAGTTTACATGTTTGAAGCTGTGTCAGCATATGATGGGTAAGTGAGAGAGGTTGTATAAACTTTTCAAATCTTAACTTGTGAAGATCCATTtccattttattttcaataaggATCGAGATATCTAATGTAAGGGAAAGGTGAAATAAGACACTTTGCCTATGAACAATAAGTTGGATTGAAATGGGCAGTTAGGCATTAGAATGAATTGGGGCTTTTGAGCATTGGGAGGGCACAGACCCTTGAAGTTCTGTGTTATTGTTCTGTAATCTAAGGGATTCTTCCCTATTTCATTATATATATTACAATTCCAGTTCTTATCACTtttctttgaaatgttgcaggctGGGGATCAGGGAAAGTGCAGAATGGCTAGTGGAAGTGATGGAGAGAAGCAAGAGGACTGAAATGTTGAGATTACGGGCAGGTGCAATGGGTCCAGGTTCTGCCTAAAGGTCGTGACATTAACTTAAAGCACTACTCCATTCATTAATAGCTTTGTATATCTAAATTGGAAAGTACATGATTAGAAGTCACTACGATGAAAAAGGAAACGAACAACTTTGTGTTACACTTATCTGAGCCTTGAAATTTAGTCATGCAGTATCTCATACAGCAAGTTTTCTTCAGACATGCCCTATATACTCAATCTGTCAAGTGTTTGGGCTGGAGGATTTTCTGCTTCTGCCTCCTTGCAACCTTTTGTCAATTCGAGATTTAAATTTCCTatttgaataaatttatttacTTTCCTTTCTGTAGCATACAGATCCAGGTAGTGATGTGGCATTATGTAAAATACAAGTTATGCATATAAACTTGGGGTAGCTGAACTTTTGTTAAAGAAGTCTGGTGGAGGAGCTACATAATGTTTGAGTATTATTAgtattttggtaaaaaaaagaTTGATTTCCAATGTACTATGCTTGAGGGAAATTTTTTGCATATAGTTTAACCCTGTATCAAACGTAACCACAGGACAGTCTGTAAAAGCAGTGTCTGAAACTtcatttattatatcagttacaattttatcttattttgttGGATTCCTAAAAACATGGAAATATAGGTTGATTTATTTATAACTTTTTCAtatagatttatttttaatttaataagtgTAATAGAAGAACAATCTCAGCAGGGATGTTCTCAGAACGACATCTCATTGGAGAGAGACACTCCCCTTAAATGGATATATGCGGGTACATCAAATATCATCCCCAAACTACATCACTCTGaagttttctttattcttttttatcttagttttttttaattacccTTTCATGGATATTGATGGGGAAGTAGAGTTTTTCTGCAGTTGCTACATTGTTGGGAAAAAACATGGCCGAAGATAGGAGATGAATCGGACTTTAGGGTTCATCTAACTTTTTAATTCATTTGCAAAAAGGATGGTAGGATAGGATGGGAGGAGGTAGTGTTAATTTTAATGACCTCTTGGATTTTAACTACCTTCCCTCCAAAACATAACTAATAATAATGGGTTACAAGCTGTGGCGGGAGCTGGCCTGTAGGTGAAAGTTTTGGTCTATTGGCGAAGCCTTTAAATCTAAGTGTGCACCTTTAAGGCGGGTTTTTCTCTGACTTTAAATGAATTCCTTGCTAGTGCACAGTGAGATTGATTCTCTTGAATTAGTCGATATTCAGATTAGGTTGGATatcaagtttttaaaaataaaaatagaaaaaatttaatCCCCACTAGTGATATTGGTTTCCTTGAATTAGTCGATCGTCAAATTAGGTTGAATatcaagtttttaaaaataaaaatagaaaaaatttaatCCCCATTAGTGATATTGGTTTCCTTGAATTAGTTAGTCGTTAGATTAGGTTGGATGTCAagttttcataaataaaaatagaaaaaactaatttacaaaaattaatgTTAGTCTCGTGTAGGGATGTCTGAAAAGTATGAAAATGAGTAAACTTTGATAACTTGTCAAGCTCTAGTTCCCTACTAGGATGGCCTTGAATCTGTCCAATTTAGGAGTCCCAGTTATGAAAGTCCAGCACACCGAcattgttttttttgttaaacAATACATGAACAATGAAATTGAAAAGTAACAACTAGAACCCTATATCAGTAAACACATTCATCATCTTATATCGATAtgattaataattcaaaacatatTCTAAATAACTAATGCTAATCAATGTAATTACATGTGGCCTTTATTACATCTCTAAGAAAATTCATACAATAAAACAATCAAACATGACAATGGATAGGTATGTTCACCAATTCACAACACACCCaacaaaagaaaacacaaaatcaAGAAATGAAACTGTTATTTCCCACCCATAACAAACAATGTAGACTAGAGTTACATTATATTAAAATTCAGCATAAATCAGGTCTAGTTCTCTTACAAACCGAAATGCAACCCTTATGTTGATCCCTCAAGATCCTAATCTCACAACACTCCCTCAAATCCTCAAGACTCACATACTGTTGTTTCACCATCCTCAAAGAATCACCCCCTACATCATGAATCCATATATAAGGTTGACAAGTCTCATCATAGTAATACAACAAACTCTTCAATCCCGCATCATTGCTTCCACTTCTCCCTGGCATATAAGCCTTATATATCCCTTTACTCTTCACTCTCTTAGAACACCCTGGCTTCAAAATATGAACCTTCTTCAGTATTGATCCTACCCTTATCTGCAATTCCACTGGCCTATCACTGAAGTTCCAAATCCTTGTGCCTAATCCATATTGTGTCTGATCATAGCAGCTATCAAAGCAACCACCAAAAGATAGAAGATTCAAACCTCTCATTTTTCCCATGAGAGACTCCAAATGCTTCTTAGTCATCTTAATGTTGCCACAAAAGTTTGTGATATAGAAGCTTCATTTATATATCTATCTATATATAAGTCTCATCAAGTCATTCATGTCCTTGTAATAAAGATGAGTTATTTGGCAATATGTCAATAAGAATTAAAATATTGTAGGAGTTTAAAGTATTTAATAATTATGCACCAATCATATCTTATCACATACGTATGTATATGTATGTATTATGGATTtttgaataatatatattatgACATATACTAGTAGGATGAGTATGATGGTAATTTATAGTATTATAAATGCGTGCATATTTAATTTGCAATATTAACGTGTCTCGTTAAGCCAACTCAATTGATAGTTGTGTAACAATATATGATCTTAAAATGTGAGTTTGAATTTGTAACATTTCACTTATTCATCTTTAAAATGTGAAATTTCAAccactaattttttttgaaagccACTAAATTATTAGACTCAAAAAATTTCATGAAAGGCAAATatttgtcattttttataaattttaataaattgttcttatatcatttttttaatcaaattataaatacataataaagttatcaaactaatttttttaaataatttgaacTCTTTCTTGTGGGTCACTCTAGTTGTTGGTAAGTGTTTTCTGCTGTTATgatcataaaagaaaataaaacaaattatgtAGAGACGTACACTTCACAAGCCTCACTATAATAGAATAATTCTTTTCCCTTCCATTAAGGAAATGGTAGGGCCTAATGAACCCTCAAATTTCAACACAAGAAAACAGTGGAAAAGTTTATCTACACTGACAAAACTTAAAAAATTACTAAGAAAATGGATTTTCCTTTGATTCTCTGGGGTAGGAAAAGATGCTATTGGCACCCCATATAAAGGGATTCATTCATATATTCATGATGAGGTAGCATATGATGTTGCCTCACcttttattcaattcaagttTCAAAATAAATAACTTTCCCCTCCAATAAGAAATGCGTTTCCTTTTCTTTGGTAAGCATTGAGCTCCTAAACTTTTTGGAATAAACTATGGCCTAGAATGAGTTTCTTTAGAACAAATTAGTGAATATAACGGtttaaattacaataaaattataaatatttttatatacaaatggAGTGAGGGCAAACGGTTGGTTGGTTTAGGGTTCGATTTCTGACGGTAATAAGTAAATTGTTGGTTTAGTATTCGATCTCGACAATTTGGTCTAAAGTTTGATCTTTGTTGGTAATATGAAAACTATTGGTCTAATTTTCGATCTCTAACAATAATATGCAATAACAATAATATGCAATAATATGTAAGTGGTTGGTTTAGGATTCAATCTTTGTCGATAATATGTAAATTATTGGTTTATTGTTCAATCTCTAACAACAATATTTTCGCTAAAATGGACACATGTGAATGTGAATAATAACTAAAAAAACATAGTTTAACCTTCAATAGTATAATGTATGAAATGAAATAAGATCATGGTTGATATGAATTACTACACATAGAACAGAGGAAAGTCCAGAACATAGATATTTATTCTTATATGCATCTTGTGTGTGTGATATGAAATTTTCTATTCTAATTAACGGGAGAAAAAAAGGTGAATCAgaaaaaaaggtgaattaaaaCTGTTGTTTATCAAGTAGGACAAATCTTATTGGCATCCAACGACAACCCATCTCTTTTGTCGTGACCTACTCCCCACTATAGACAATTGCATAGTGGCCCAATTACACAATATTTTCTGCACATGTAACTCTTGTCTCACACCACCAACCTTTCCTTTCTTTAAATTTTGCATTTATCATTTGTGTTAATAAAAACTTAACATTGAAAATAGATGGTTTCACTTAGACTATTAAGATAAAGGAATTTTTATGACACTAGAACACAAAGTCCCAAAATGGCGTAGGGTTGGAATTGGAACTTAGGCACGTACAAGTGGGTTCGTTATTTAATGTAACCTAGTATATGATTGGGTGGTGACGACACTATAATAATTCGTTAAGAACCAACATGTGAATCAACAGTGCCACATGTATGCAACTTGGTTGAAGTCAAATTCACAAATCACTTTCACACTATTCCTATCACAATAAATGTCATTTtagtaaagaaaatattttaaaataaatgttttttttatccaTATTAGAGTAATGCTAACATTAGCATTAGTTATAGTCTCAAGACTCAATCCTAACAGCTTGAATGTATACAAAATCTGCAATAGCAGGTCAATTGTTACTCATATAAAAGTAACGTAGTTGTAGTTTGTTGTAATTAACTTTTTCATAGATAAAAAATTAGTTAGAAAcagaaataaaaattaatcatAACTACCTCTATTAATTCTCTAATCTAACATGGTATCAAATGGCTAGATCACGATCTAAGGCCTGACCATGACTAAAGCACGACATTCATTGCAATTGCCGCCGTCTTTTGCTCGTACATCCACTGTTTTGGCACCGACACTCTCAAATTCCACTAAAGAATCTAGTCGTATTCAGTTCTCACTCAAAATCACGTAGAAGCTTGATGAGAAGAAATTTCATCTATGATGACAACATATCGAACCATACATCAATACGCATAAACTCACTGAATTCGTAATTTGCACTCGAATTCCACTACAGTTTGTGAATGATGAAGTTTGTAATTCTGGTAATGTGAATTCTGAATACTCTCGCTGGCTGCAGAAAGATCAGATTCTTCTCTCTTGGCTTTAATTAACACTTTCGAATGAAATCCTCTTCTGTGTTTTTGGTTGTACTCATGTGCATCAGCTTTGGGATCGCTTATtcaactattttaaaaaaataaacatgttGAGAGccaggaaatttcgtgtagagcTTTGTGCCTTATCACTCGATAATTCATTTGTTCAAGAGTATATGCTCAATGTTCGTACCATTGATAATTCCTTAGTCTCCATCGAAGATCCAATCCCTGCATCCCATCACATAGATGTAATTCTTGAAGGCTTACCTTTAGAATTTTATCATATAGTTTCAGTCGTTGAAAGAGTTAATCCCTCAAACTTACCATGCATATTGTCCTCCTTCAAATGCCTCTCTCCCACATCTCCATATCACTCTCTATGTCTCATCACTCCCAACTATAATTACCAGACCAATT from Vicia villosa cultivar HV-30 ecotype Madison, WI linkage group LG4, Vvil1.0, whole genome shotgun sequence encodes the following:
- the LOC131595472 gene encoding uncharacterized protein LOC131595472 — encoded protein: MFSLFYGLWQYMFSKLELHVLILGIDKAGKTTLLEKMKSVYTNVEGLPPDRIVPTVGLNIGRIEVANRKLVFWDLGGQLGLRSIWEKYYEEAHAVVFVVDASCPSRFEDSKSALEKVLRHEDLKGAPLLILANKQDLPEAVSSEELARYLDLKKLDERVYMFEAVSAYDGLGIRESAEWLVEVMERSKRTEMLRLRAGAMGPGSA
- the LOC131595473 gene encoding uncharacterized protein LOC131595473; protein product: MTKKHLESLMGKMRGLNLLSFGGCFDSCYDQTQYGLGTRIWNFSDRPVELQIRVGSILKKVHILKPGCSKRVKSKGIYKAYMPGRSGSNDAGLKSLLYYYDETCQPYIWIHDVGGDSLRMVKQQYVSLEDLRECCEIRILRDQHKGCISVCKRTRPDLC